The following are encoded together in the Natranaerobius trueperi genome:
- a CDS encoding helix-turn-helix domain-containing protein has translation MTSIIIYDEDTKDRTGIKWLLENSAIEIDKIEEAKNSHELITKLTRMDDNKLCIIFNPFTLTETELTHISNTKIKNNYIKLIAISQLEGIEDFKKILHLELFDHIKKPPDPNQVLTSISSAFHKLDKQIKFKKSKEVFLINYHTSFDFVYNLIFSNFNSIKQIYEYAQALGFQLLPNLAIVADIDNFYYKTKNTSEQFKFKFRNKIFHQVEKIIAPYKGSAAAPLGKEKIVILTSLPVCKDNEEFSVNCLTLTEKLQKRIAQNTDCTLTIGVGKQQDTRNLHLSYQEAVSASEHKFFKGNNQVLFYHQETPLSKTLPYQDYELETIVLDKIKLGDLSEALNAFEHLFGKCFYSVNTKPWLLKIKTIQFITTIMRVAAEKGVDSEIVFNFNAKWTYDIIESDYISDLKIIIEKAIEDAINYVSQGKNQQNSRVIKRACKYIDYNYNKNISLNDIAEVVCLNPYYISHIFKKEIGISFIEYLTYKRMQKAKYLLLDTNETISEIAIRVGYSDPNYFSRVFKKYFGSPPSNFRK, from the coding sequence TTGACATCAATAATAATTTATGATGAAGATACAAAAGACCGCACTGGAATCAAATGGTTATTAGAGAATAGTGCTATTGAAATAGATAAAATTGAAGAAGCAAAAAATTCACATGAACTTATTACTAAGCTTACACGAATGGATGATAATAAGCTGTGCATTATATTTAACCCCTTTACTTTAACAGAAACTGAACTAACCCATATATCAAATACAAAAATTAAAAACAATTATATAAAATTAATTGCAATTTCACAACTAGAAGGTATTGAAGATTTTAAAAAAATTCTCCATTTAGAGCTATTTGACCATATAAAAAAACCACCTGATCCTAATCAAGTTTTAACTAGTATTTCTTCTGCCTTTCATAAGCTCGACAAACAAATAAAGTTTAAAAAATCAAAAGAAGTTTTCTTAATAAACTACCATACTTCCTTTGACTTTGTCTATAATCTCATATTTTCGAATTTTAACAGTATAAAACAAATTTATGAATACGCACAGGCTTTAGGATTTCAGTTACTTCCTAATTTAGCAATAGTAGCTGACATAGACAATTTCTATTATAAAACTAAAAATACTAGTGAACAGTTTAAATTTAAATTCAGAAATAAAATTTTTCATCAAGTTGAAAAAATAATTGCACCCTACAAAGGAAGTGCTGCTGCACCTCTTGGAAAAGAAAAAATAGTGATTTTAACATCACTTCCAGTCTGTAAAGATAATGAGGAATTTAGTGTTAATTGTCTCACCTTAACAGAAAAGCTCCAAAAAAGAATCGCTCAAAATACAGACTGTACCTTGACAATTGGAGTAGGAAAACAACAGGATACAAGAAACTTGCATTTATCATATCAAGAAGCAGTTTCTGCATCTGAACATAAATTCTTTAAGGGAAATAATCAAGTACTCTTTTATCATCAAGAGACCCCATTGTCAAAAACCCTTCCTTATCAAGACTACGAGTTAGAAACAATAGTATTAGATAAAATTAAACTTGGCGATCTCAGTGAAGCCTTAAATGCCTTTGAACATCTGTTCGGAAAATGTTTTTACTCAGTTAACACAAAACCTTGGCTTCTTAAAATTAAAACAATCCAATTCATAACTACAATTATGAGGGTTGCAGCAGAAAAAGGGGTAGATTCCGAAATAGTCTTCAATTTTAACGCTAAATGGACGTACGATATTATAGAAAGTGATTACATCAGTGATTTGAAAATTATAATTGAAAAGGCTATAGAAGATGCAATCAATTATGTTTCACAAGGTAAAAACCAACAAAATAGTCGAGTGATCAAACGAGCATGTAAATACATCGATTATAATTATAATAAAAATATTTCTCTAAACGATATAGCAGAGGTAGTTTGTTTAAACCCCTATTATATTAGCCATATATTTAAAAAAGAGATCGGAATATCTTTTATCGAGTATTTAACTTACAAACGTATGCAAAAAGCCAAATATTTACTTTTAGATACAAATGAAACTATCTCAGAAATTGCTATAAGAGTTGGATATTCTGACCCAAACTATTTTAGTAGAGTTTTCAAAAAATACTTTGGTTCCCCACCTAGCAATTTTCGCAAGTAA
- a CDS encoding acetyl-CoA carboxylase carboxyltransferase subunit alpha translates to MFNGLFKKTNNITLNSETSTKPTKPHIPVGLWEKCDDCKSIIYVNDLKENHYVCHECGHHFRLSAKERIKQIIDEDTWFELDKDIFSENPLDFHGYSEKIEKLQKKTELNEAIVTGIGKINNKQAIVGVMDSRFLMGSMGSVVGEKVTRAIEKGIEENLPVILFTASGGARMQEGIYSLMQMAKTSAAINKLKEKGLPYIVVLTDPTTGGVTASFAMLGDITLSEPNALIGFAGKRVIEQTTREKLPEGFQRAEFLLDHGFIDKIIHRNNMKSKLSHILELHKLNNPSLRVVDSSDTSFEKTSVERIEQSEQLPPYDKVKLVRKKERPTSLEYINNIFEGFIEFHGDRYFADDASIVGGLAFLNDLPVTVIGQQKGRDLQENIDRNFGMPNPEGYRKALRLMKQAEKFNRPIINFVDTSGAGCGKGAEERGQGEAIAQNLYEMSSLNVPVISIVIGEGGSGGALALTVADEIWMLENSVYSILSPEGFASILWKDSSKAKEAADMMKITAQDLKELKIIDEVLEEPYQDASKDVQAMSKIIKTDLLKALDDLSQKKTGELLENRYTKFRNIGRFFEKVTEKEVSNN, encoded by the coding sequence GTGTTTAATGGACTATTTAAAAAAACGAACAATATAACCCTGAACTCAGAAACTAGTACAAAGCCTACTAAACCACACATTCCAGTCGGATTATGGGAAAAATGTGATGACTGTAAGTCAATCATATATGTAAATGACTTAAAAGAAAACCATTATGTTTGTCATGAGTGTGGCCATCACTTTAGGCTAAGTGCTAAAGAGCGGATAAAACAAATAATAGATGAAGATACTTGGTTCGAGTTAGATAAAGATATCTTTTCTGAAAACCCATTGGATTTTCACGGCTATAGTGAAAAAATAGAAAAACTACAAAAAAAGACTGAACTGAATGAAGCTATTGTCACAGGAATTGGTAAAATTAATAATAAACAAGCGATAGTAGGTGTTATGGATAGTAGGTTTTTAATGGGTAGCATGGGTTCTGTTGTAGGTGAAAAAGTAACAAGGGCTATAGAAAAAGGAATAGAAGAAAACTTACCTGTTATTTTGTTTACAGCATCAGGTGGAGCGAGGATGCAGGAAGGTATCTACTCATTAATGCAAATGGCAAAAACCAGTGCTGCTATTAATAAACTAAAAGAAAAGGGACTACCTTATATAGTAGTACTTACAGATCCTACAACTGGTGGTGTTACTGCAAGCTTTGCCATGTTAGGTGATATAACTTTATCAGAGCCTAATGCACTGATAGGCTTTGCAGGAAAAAGAGTTATAGAACAAACTACTAGAGAAAAGTTACCTGAAGGATTTCAAAGGGCTGAGTTTTTATTAGACCATGGGTTTATTGATAAAATAATACATCGAAACAATATGAAAAGTAAACTTAGTCATATTTTAGAATTGCACAAATTAAACAACCCATCTTTAAGAGTGGTAGATAGTAGTGATACCTCCTTTGAAAAAACAAGTGTAGAGAGAATAGAACAAAGTGAACAACTACCCCCTTATGATAAAGTGAAGTTAGTGAGAAAAAAAGAAAGACCTACTTCTTTAGAGTATATAAATAATATTTTTGAAGGATTTATAGAGTTTCATGGAGACAGATATTTTGCTGATGATGCTAGTATAGTCGGTGGGTTGGCCTTTTTAAATGATTTACCTGTAACTGTTATAGGTCAGCAAAAAGGTAGAGACTTACAAGAAAATATTGATAGAAACTTTGGTATGCCTAACCCTGAAGGTTATAGAAAAGCACTTAGACTTATGAAACAAGCAGAGAAGTTTAATAGGCCGATTATAAACTTTGTAGATACCTCAGGTGCAGGTTGTGGTAAAGGTGCAGAAGAAAGAGGACAAGGTGAAGCAATAGCACAAAACCTCTATGAAATGTCTTCTTTAAATGTACCGGTTATCTCAATAGTTATTGGTGAAGGTGGTAGTGGAGGTGCACTAGCCTTAACAGTAGCTGATGAAATATGGATGTTAGAGAACTCTGTTTACTCCATACTATCACCAGAAGGCTTTGCTAGTATATTATGGAAAGATTCCTCAAAAGCAAAAGAAGCAGCAGATATGATGAAGATTACCGCACAAGACTTAAAGGAACTAAAAATAATTGATGAAGTTTTAGAAGAACCTTATCAAGATGCTAGTAAAGATGTACAAGCTATGTCTAAAATTATTAAAACTGATCTTTTAAAAGCCCTTGATGATCTATCTCAAAAGAAAACCGGTGAATTACTAGAAAACAGATACACTAAGTTTAGAAATATCGGTAGATTTTTTGAAAAAGTAACTGAGAAAGAAGTATCAAATAATTAG
- a CDS encoding acetyl-CoA carboxylase biotin carboxylase subunit, giving the protein MFKKILIANRGEIAVRIIRACREMGIETVAVYSTVDKEALHVQMADESICIGTETDNCYTNISRILSAAELTSSEAIHPGFGFLSENSRFAEICRKCNITFIGPSAEVIDKMGNKSNARELMQQANVPVIPGTKKPLNNEQDAREMVEELGYPVMIKAASGGGGRGIRIVRNKDELLNAFSTAKKEAKAFFGDDTLYMEKYLENPRHVEVQILADKYGEVLYLGERDCSIQRRNQKVVEEAPCPVMTEELREKMGQAAVRAAKYVGYENAGTIEFLLDKHNNFYFMEMNTRIQVEHPVTEEIVGMDLIKEQIKIAAGKRLEKTQDDIVLKGHSIECRINAEDPQESFMPCPGKVSGLFIPNGLGVRVDSLLYDGYTIPSNYDSMIAKLIVHGKDREEAINRMKRALGEFVILGVKNNIDFHLDILNNDDFVKGSYDTNFINNQSF; this is encoded by the coding sequence ATGTTTAAAAAGATTTTAATAGCTAATAGAGGTGAAATTGCCGTTAGAATAATTAGGGCTTGTAGAGAAATGGGAATTGAAACAGTAGCAGTTTATTCTACTGTAGATAAAGAAGCTCTACATGTTCAAATGGCAGATGAATCTATTTGTATTGGTACAGAAACAGATAACTGTTATACAAATATTAGTAGGATACTAAGTGCTGCAGAACTTACTAGTTCTGAAGCTATCCATCCTGGATTTGGTTTTTTATCAGAAAATAGTCGTTTCGCTGAAATCTGTAGAAAATGTAATATTACATTTATAGGTCCTAGTGCAGAAGTAATTGATAAGATGGGTAATAAGTCTAATGCAAGGGAATTGATGCAACAAGCTAATGTTCCAGTTATTCCGGGTACTAAAAAACCATTAAATAATGAACAAGACGCTAGAGAAATGGTTGAAGAACTTGGGTACCCAGTGATGATTAAAGCTGCCTCCGGTGGTGGAGGTAGAGGTATACGAATTGTTAGAAATAAAGATGAACTTTTAAATGCTTTTAGTACAGCTAAAAAAGAAGCGAAAGCTTTTTTTGGTGATGACACACTCTATATGGAAAAGTATTTAGAAAATCCGAGACATGTAGAAGTACAAATTCTTGCTGATAAATACGGTGAGGTCTTGTATTTAGGTGAAAGAGATTGTTCTATTCAACGAAGAAATCAAAAAGTTGTAGAAGAAGCCCCGTGTCCTGTGATGACTGAAGAACTAAGAGAAAAAATGGGACAAGCTGCTGTGAGGGCAGCTAAATATGTTGGATATGAAAATGCGGGAACAATTGAATTTTTATTAGATAAACATAATAATTTTTATTTCATGGAGATGAATACTAGGATTCAAGTTGAACATCCGGTTACAGAAGAGATAGTAGGTATGGATTTAATTAAAGAACAAATAAAAATTGCAGCAGGAAAAAGGTTAGAGAAAACTCAAGACGATATAGTATTAAAGGGACATTCCATAGAATGTAGGATCAATGCTGAAGATCCACAGGAAAGTTTTATGCCTTGTCCGGGTAAGGTATCAGGACTTTTTATCCCTAATGGTTTAGGGGTAAGGGTAGATTCTCTTCTTTATGATGGATATACAATACCATCAAATTATGATTCTATGATTGCAAAGCTAATAGTCCATGGTAAAGATAGAGAAGAAGCTATTAATAGAATGAAAAGAGCTTTAGGAGAGTTTGTTATATTAGGAGTAAAAAATAATATTGATTTTCACTTAGATATTTTAAATAATGATGATTTTGTAAAAGGATCTTATGATACTAACTTTATTAATAATCAATCCTTTTAA
- the accB gene encoding acetyl-CoA carboxylase biotin carboxyl carrier protein, with product MDYKEIIKLMKEMNDSDLTKLKIEENNVVIEMEKQNNDVSVTKEKPSLEKTDVETKEVNLDDDDIEIVTAPIVGTFYSAPSPDKEDYVKVGSKVEKGDVLCIVEAMKIMNEIESEVSGEVVEILCANDDSVEYGQELFKIKTS from the coding sequence ATGGATTACAAAGAGATTATTAAATTAATGAAGGAAATGAATGATTCAGATCTTACAAAATTGAAAATAGAAGAAAATAACGTTGTGATAGAAATGGAAAAACAAAATAATGATGTGAGTGTTACAAAAGAAAAACCTAGTCTAGAAAAAACAGATGTTGAAACAAAGGAAGTTAATTTAGACGATGATGATATTGAAATAGTTACAGCACCTATAGTAGGGACATTTTATTCAGCACCTTCTCCTGATAAAGAAGACTATGTAAAAGTAGGGAGTAAAGTAGAAAAAGGTGATGTTCTTTGTATTGTAGAGGCTATGAAAATTATGAATGAAATAGAAAGTGAAGTTAGTGGTGAAGTTGTAGAAATACTGTGTGCGAATGATGATAGTGTAGAATATGGACAGGAGCTATTTAAAATTAAAACTAGTTAA
- a CDS encoding MarR family winged helix-turn-helix transcriptional regulator, which produces MPESVLNELLVDTFNDILNIQQQVLQSKGLKNLSITEVHTIEKIGKKSKRTMSQVASELGITIGTLSTSINHLVKKGYVERARSEEDRRIVYLKLTKKGIDAKRIHETFHKEMVQEAIIELSKEEREVLIKSMRKLNTFFKNKQSK; this is translated from the coding sequence ATGCCTGAGAGTGTTTTAAATGAATTACTAGTAGATACTTTTAATGATATTCTTAATATCCAGCAGCAGGTTTTACAGTCAAAAGGACTTAAAAATTTATCTATTACAGAAGTTCATACCATTGAAAAGATTGGGAAAAAGTCTAAACGCACTATGTCACAAGTTGCCTCTGAACTAGGAATTACTATTGGTACATTAAGTACATCAATAAATCACCTAGTTAAAAAAGGGTATGTAGAAAGAGCGAGATCTGAAGAGGATAGACGAATAGTATATTTAAAACTTACCAAAAAAGGTATAGATGCTAAGAGAATTCATGAAACTTTTCATAAAGAAATGGTTCAAGAAGCTATTATAGAGCTCTCTAAAGAAGAACGGGAAGTTCTTATTAAATCTATGAGAAAATTAAATACCTTTTTTAAAAACAAACAAAGTAAATAG
- the ccsB gene encoding c-type cytochrome biogenesis protein CcsB, protein MTAEQLGSLEDTLFSMTFVLYFVATLIYVSNYILVNKESKAGKYGTLITFLGLIVHTLSIIIRIINADRLTMHNQFEFATWFAWGIVLSYLYVERYYDFKYRGIGAFVVPIGFLMILYASTLPRDISPPMPALQSGWLSVHVATAILGYGAFAVACGISIMYLLKERKFDKRSIFNKSFFPSLEVLDLINYRAVAFGFIGLTLCIITGAIWAEQAWARYWGWDPKETWSLITWVVYSVFLHARIMKGWRGRKAAWFAIIGFLCVLFTYVGVNMLLPSIHSYV, encoded by the coding sequence ATGACAGCTGAACAACTAGGATCATTAGAAGATACATTGTTTTCTATGACATTTGTGTTATATTTTGTAGCAACTTTAATATATGTTAGTAACTATATATTAGTTAATAAAGAAAGTAAGGCAGGAAAATATGGAACATTAATAACATTCTTAGGTTTGATTGTTCATACACTTTCAATTATTATTAGAATAATTAATGCTGATCGCTTAACCATGCATAACCAGTTCGAATTTGCAACTTGGTTTGCATGGGGGATAGTATTAAGTTATTTATATGTTGAAAGGTATTATGATTTTAAATATAGAGGAATAGGAGCCTTTGTTGTTCCAATAGGGTTTCTTATGATCTTATATGCTTCAACCTTACCACGCGATATAAGTCCTCCGATGCCAGCTTTACAAAGTGGTTGGTTATCAGTCCATGTAGCTACGGCAATATTAGGATACGGAGCTTTTGCAGTTGCTTGTGGTATTTCAATTATGTATCTTTTAAAAGAGAGAAAATTTGATAAGCGTAGTATATTTAATAAATCTTTTTTTCCATCTTTAGAAGTATTAGATTTGATTAACTATAGAGCTGTAGCTTTTGGTTTTATTGGGCTAACACTTTGCATAATTACAGGAGCCATTTGGGCAGAACAAGCGTGGGCTCGATATTGGGGTTGGGACCCGAAAGAGACTTGGTCCCTAATTACATGGGTGGTTTATTCTGTTTTTTTACACGCAAGAATTATGAAAGGTTGGAGAGGTCGTAAAGCAGCATGGTTTGCAATTATAGGTTTCTTGTGTGTGTTATTTACTTATGTTGGGGTAAATATGTTACTTCCAAGTATACATAGTTATGTTTAA
- the resB gene encoding cytochrome c biogenesis protein ResB translates to MENKDKKDETIYYDIVKFFSSMKCGIILLILFAIVSSLGSFVPQEKPFQVYEERYSDVVANIILTVGLDNVFEAWWFIVLVATLCANIFFCSLNRLPKLYKMAFKPNKTITKENIKKFKYSLIKDLNDDTTKTINQVKSYFEKQRYRTEVIKSEDDKKVILAEKGRLGYFGSFLTHLSFVIIIFGFAFGNIAGFEDFITGKPGDKVYIEKAGFSIKVDDFQVDFRDDYSVDQYYSNLTVKAGGEEQKSDEIYVNNPLRFDGVNLYQSSYGWETEFTIENQETDFIDTVYLREQGVFEHPYENLVVFLQSFYPDYAKTLAGPRNRSPEPNNPRFVWTLYENQQPVDTFLTSPGETVEFDNFKLGFTDYDRFTGLRVVHDPGIPIFFFGSALMLVGLGLSFYLYPRRVWAYIEPKDSRTKVIVGGKSLKDETVIKNEFNNLVNKLDEAGDKNDS, encoded by the coding sequence ATGGAAAATAAAGATAAGAAGGATGAAACTATCTACTATGATATTGTTAAGTTTTTCAGTTCAATGAAGTGTGGAATAATTTTATTAATTTTGTTTGCTATTGTTTCAAGTTTAGGGTCTTTTGTACCTCAAGAGAAACCTTTTCAAGTTTATGAAGAAAGGTATAGTGATGTAGTAGCTAATATTATTTTAACGGTGGGGTTAGACAATGTATTTGAAGCTTGGTGGTTTATTGTTCTTGTAGCAACACTTTGTGCTAATATATTTTTCTGTAGTTTAAATAGGTTACCAAAACTATATAAGATGGCTTTTAAACCTAATAAAACTATTACAAAAGAGAATATTAAAAAATTTAAATACTCTCTTATTAAAGACTTAAATGATGACACAACTAAAACTATAAATCAGGTTAAGAGTTATTTTGAAAAACAACGATATAGAACAGAAGTTATCAAAAGTGAAGATGACAAAAAGGTTATACTAGCTGAAAAAGGACGATTAGGGTATTTTGGATCTTTTTTAACACATTTAAGTTTTGTGATAATTATATTTGGATTTGCGTTTGGAAACATAGCTGGTTTTGAAGATTTTATCACTGGAAAACCAGGTGACAAAGTTTACATAGAAAAAGCCGGATTTTCAATTAAAGTAGATGATTTTCAAGTAGATTTTCGTGATGACTATTCAGTAGATCAATATTATAGTAATTTAACTGTTAAAGCAGGTGGAGAAGAGCAAAAAAGTGATGAAATATATGTCAATAATCCTTTAAGATTTGATGGTGTTAACTTATATCAATCTAGTTATGGCTGGGAGACAGAGTTTACAATTGAAAATCAGGAAACTGATTTTATAGATACTGTTTATTTACGAGAGCAAGGTGTATTCGAACATCCCTATGAAAACCTAGTGGTTTTCTTACAGTCTTTTTATCCAGACTATGCTAAAACGTTAGCAGGTCCGAGAAATCGTTCACCAGAGCCTAATAATCCACGTTTTGTTTGGACGCTTTATGAAAACCAACAACCTGTAGATACATTTTTAACTTCTCCGGGTGAAACAGTGGAGTTTGATAATTTTAAGCTTGGATTTACTGATTATGATAGGTTTACTGGACTTCGAGTAGTGCATGACCCAGGTATACCAATTTTCTTTTTTGGTAGTGCTTTGATGTTAGTTGGTCTAGGACTTTCATTTTATCTATATCCTCGTAGAGTTTGGGCTTATATAGAACCAAAAGATAGTAGAACTAAAGTTATAGTCGGAGGAAAAAGTCTTAAAGACGAAACGGTAATTAAAAATGAATTTAATAACTTAGTTAATAAATTAGATGAGGCTGGTGATAAAAATGACAGCTGA
- a CDS encoding Lrp/AsnC family transcriptional regulator, whose translation MNNELTDLQKQIIAHLQGDLPMSKEPYKEISDKLGISQERLFDEISFMKQQGLLRRIGAILKHRHAGFNANAMVAWKVPDHLVNEVGKTFACFKEASHVYLRPTYPEWPYNLYTMIHGYSKEECEEIVRQMSKKTNLTEYQLLYSTKEYKKSSMTYF comes from the coding sequence ATGAACAATGAATTGACTGATTTACAAAAACAAATTATAGCTCATTTGCAAGGTGATTTACCTATGTCAAAGGAGCCATACAAAGAAATCTCTGATAAATTAGGGATAAGTCAAGAACGATTATTTGATGAGATTAGTTTTATGAAACAACAAGGACTATTACGTAGGATAGGTGCCATTTTAAAGCATAGACATGCAGGATTTAATGCTAATGCTATGGTAGCTTGGAAAGTTCCTGATCATTTAGTTAATGAAGTTGGAAAAACTTTTGCTTGTTTTAAAGAAGCAAGCCATGTTTACTTAAGACCAACTTATCCTGAATGGCCATATAACCTTTATACAATGATCCATGGTTATTCAAAAGAAGAGTGTGAAGAAATTGTTAGACAAATGTCTAAAAAAACAAATTTAACTGAATATCAATTACTATATAGTACAAAAGAATATAAAAAATCAAGTATGACTTATTTTTAA
- the cobA gene encoding uroporphyrinogen-III C-methyltransferase, giving the protein MNGKVYLVGAGPGDEGLITKKGIDCIKKADVIIYDRLISNDILTYANETTEFIYVGKVPNNHTLTQEEINQLLIEKAEAGYTVTRLKGGDPFVFGRGGEEAKALHDRKIKFEIIPGVTSSIAAPSYAGIPVTHRNVSSSFSVITGHENTDKPNSSLSWDKLATATDTLCFLMGIGNLENIVENLIKHGRDPNTPVAIVRWGTFTDQYTLTGDLTNIVQKVKKHNVKSPGVIVVGEVVNLRSSLNWFETKPLFGKKILVTRARSQASELSRNIKELGGEPVEFPTIKVEPPTSLDELDNAINNLGDYHWLIFTSQNGVNFFFHRLFYHQLDVRSLANIKICAVGRKTRECLEDKGLLVDVVPKEYRAEGLIEALKGKVKKEEKVLFPRAKKAREILPKALKDMGLEVNVVPTYQTVKESTAQEEIKTLLQENEIDAITFTSSSTVENFVDLIGTEGLENVDTFSIGPITEKTCNDLGIKVNATSDEYTIEGLVDVLTRRLGGVFDSTLI; this is encoded by the coding sequence TTGAACGGTAAAGTTTATCTGGTTGGTGCAGGTCCGGGTGATGAAGGACTAATTACCAAAAAGGGAATAGACTGCATAAAAAAAGCTGATGTAATAATTTATGATCGCTTAATAAGTAATGACATATTAACTTATGCTAATGAAACTACTGAGTTTATATATGTTGGAAAAGTTCCAAATAATCATACATTAACTCAAGAAGAAATAAACCAATTACTAATAGAAAAAGCAGAAGCGGGTTATACAGTCACAAGGCTAAAGGGTGGAGACCCCTTTGTATTTGGTCGGGGAGGAGAAGAAGCTAAAGCATTACATGATAGGAAAATTAAATTCGAAATAATCCCAGGAGTAACCTCATCTATTGCTGCTCCTAGTTATGCAGGAATTCCAGTAACACATAGAAATGTAAGTTCTAGCTTTTCAGTTATAACTGGACATGAAAATACTGACAAACCTAATAGTTCACTTTCGTGGGATAAACTAGCTACAGCTACTGATACTCTTTGCTTTTTGATGGGGATTGGAAATTTAGAGAATATAGTTGAAAATTTAATTAAACATGGTCGAGACCCGAATACCCCTGTTGCTATAGTAAGGTGGGGAACTTTTACAGATCAATATACCCTAACAGGTGATTTAACTAATATAGTTCAAAAGGTTAAAAAACATAATGTCAAATCCCCTGGAGTAATAGTTGTCGGAGAGGTAGTTAACTTAAGATCATCACTGAACTGGTTTGAAACTAAACCTCTGTTTGGTAAAAAAATATTAGTTACGAGAGCAAGAAGTCAAGCAAGTGAACTTTCAAGAAATATAAAGGAGTTAGGTGGAGAACCTGTTGAGTTTCCAACTATTAAAGTTGAACCACCAACTAGTTTAGATGAGTTAGATAATGCAATAAATAATTTAGGCGACTATCACTGGTTGATTTTTACAAGCCAAAATGGCGTTAACTTTTTCTTTCACCGATTATTCTATCATCAATTAGATGTAAGGAGCCTAGCAAATATAAAAATTTGTGCAGTTGGTAGAAAGACAAGAGAATGTTTAGAAGATAAAGGACTATTAGTTGATGTCGTACCAAAAGAATATAGAGCTGAAGGGTTAATAGAAGCACTTAAAGGTAAGGTGAAAAAAGAAGAAAAAGTACTCTTTCCACGGGCTAAAAAAGCACGGGAAATACTTCCAAAAGCACTAAAAGATATGGGTCTAGAAGTAAATGTAGTTCCAACATATCAGACTGTTAAAGAATCAACCGCTCAAGAAGAGATTAAAACACTACTACAAGAAAATGAAATAGATGCTATAACTTTTACTAGTTCATCTACAGTAGAGAATTTTGTAGACTTGATAGGTACTGAAGGATTAGAAAATGTAGATACATTTTCTATCGGGCCTATTACAGAAAAAACCTGTAATGATCTAGGAATTAAAGTGAATGCAACTTCAGATGAATATACAATAGAAGGGTTAGTGGATGTGCTAACGAGAAGATTAGGTGGAGTATTTGACTCTACACTGATATAA